A window of the Enoplosus armatus isolate fEnoArm2 chromosome 5, fEnoArm2.hap1, whole genome shotgun sequence genome harbors these coding sequences:
- the wdfy1 gene encoding WD repeat and FYVE domain-containing protein 1: MAAEIHSRPQTARPILLNKIEGHSDAVNAAVLIPREDGVITVSEDRTIRVWLKRDSGQYWPSIYHTVSSPCSCMSYHHDSRRIFIGQDNGAVVEFLISEDFNKMNHVKTYPAHQNRVSDMVFSLESEWVVSTGHDKSVSWMCTQSGSMLGRHYFTAWASCLQYDHETQHAFVGDYSGQITLLKLEKQTYSTITTLKGHEGSIATLWWDPVQRLLFSGASDHSVIMWDIGGRKGRTLLLQGHHERVQALRYLQLTRQLLSCSADGGIAVWNMDTQRDEAPQWLDSDSCQKCEQPFFWNIKQMWDTKTLGLRQHHCRKCGKAVCGKCSSKRSTFPIMGFEFPVRVCDACFDTIKEEDRTPLATFHEGKHNIAHMDMDPSRGLMVTCGSDRIVKIWDMTQVVGCSLATGFSSR, translated from the exons ATGGCTGCGGAGATTCATTCGAGGCCCCAAACCGCTAGACCCATTCTTTTGAACAAGATCGAGGGACACTCCGACGCTGTCAATGCAGCCGTTTTAATACCAAGAGAAGATGGAGTGATCACGGTCAGCGAGGACAG AACCATCCGAGTTTGGCTGAAAAGAGACAGCGGCCAGTACTGGCCGAGCATCTACCACACCGTCTCCT CTCCATGCTCTTGCATGTCGTATCACCATGACAGCAGACGCATCTTCATAGGCCAGGACAATGGAGCTGTTGTG GAGTTTCTCATCTCTGAAGATTTCAACAAGATGAACCACGTCAAAACATAtccag cccaCCAGAACCGTGTGTCAGATATGGTGTTCTCCCTGGAGAGTGAGTGGGTGGTGAGTACTGGCCATGACAAGAGCGTGAGCTGGATGTGCACCCAGAGTGGCAGCATGCTGGGCAGACACTACTTCACCGCCTGGGCCTCCTGCCTGCA ATACGACCACGAGACGCAGCACGCCTTCGTCGGCGATTACTCGGGACAGATCACGCTGCTGAAACTGGAGAAGCAGACGTACTCCACCATCACCACGCTGAAGGGTCATGAAg GTAGTATAGCAACCCTGTGGTGGGACCCTGTCCAGAGGCTGCTGTTCTCGGGGGCCTCGGACCACAGCGTCATCATGTGGGACATCGGGGGCCGCAAGGGACGAACGTTACTGCTGCAGGGACACCA CGAGCGTGTTCAGGCCTTGCGTTACCTCCAGCTGACCAGGCAGTTGTTGTCGTGCTCGGCCGACGGAGGCATCGCAGTGTGGaacatggacacacagagagacgag GCGCCCCAGTGGTTAGACAGCGACTCGTGTCAGAAGTGTGAGCAGCCTTTCTTCTGGAACATCAAGCAGATGTGGGACACTAAGACCCTGGGGCTCAGACAG CACCACTGCAGGAAGTGTGGCAAGGCTGTGTGTGGAAAATGTAGTTCTAAACGCTCCACGTTCCCGATCATGGGCTTCGAGTTCCCGGTGCGGGTGTGTGACGCCTGCTTTGATACCATCAAAGAAGAGGA tcgaACACCACTGGCCACGTTCCACGAGGGGAAACACAACATCGCCCACATGGACATGGACCCATCCAGAGGCCTGATGGTCACTTGTGGAAGCGACCGCATTGTTAAG